From the Entomomonas sp. E2T0 genome, one window contains:
- a CDS encoding polyprenyl synthetase family protein — translation MSLIAAYQKVCQERVNALLERLFVAPRPEMARLYEAMRYSVMIGGKRIRPLLAYGACETLGGILEQADGVACAVELIHAYSLVHDDLPAMDNDDLRRGKPTTHKAYDEACAILVGDGLQSMAFEILVSPKLNIQSAEITLQMVQILAQAAGSQGMVGGQAIDLQSVGKKLDQQALETMHRHKTGALIEASVVLGALASGRASIPQIALLADYAKAIGLAFQVQDDILDIESETQILGKTQGSDIANDKPTYPALLGLDGAKKYAKQLHQQALDALNEFSESANVLRDLATYIVERRH, via the coding sequence ATGAGTTTAATAGCGGCTTATCAGAAAGTTTGCCAAGAACGTGTTAATGCGTTATTAGAAAGGTTATTTGTAGCGCCACGCCCAGAAATGGCGCGTCTTTATGAAGCGATGCGTTATAGTGTAATGATCGGTGGTAAACGAATAAGGCCATTATTAGCCTATGGGGCTTGTGAAACGCTAGGTGGTATTTTAGAGCAAGCTGATGGTGTTGCTTGTGCAGTTGAGCTTATTCATGCTTACTCGCTAGTGCATGATGATTTGCCTGCTATGGATAATGATGATTTGCGAAGAGGCAAGCCAACTACTCATAAGGCTTATGATGAAGCCTGTGCAATTTTGGTGGGTGATGGTTTGCAATCAATGGCTTTTGAAATTTTAGTCAGTCCTAAGTTAAATATACAATCAGCAGAAATAACTTTGCAAATGGTACAAATTCTAGCACAGGCCGCTGGATCACAGGGAATGGTGGGTGGGCAAGCAATAGATTTACAATCAGTGGGTAAGAAGCTAGATCAACAGGCGTTAGAAACTATGCATCGCCATAAAACAGGTGCCTTAATTGAGGCAAGTGTGGTGCTAGGTGCATTAGCCAGTGGTAGAGCATCTATACCACAAATTGCATTATTGGCAGATTACGCCAAAGCGATTGGCCTAGCGTTTCAGGTACAGGATGACATTTTAGATATTGAAAGTGAAACGCAAATCCTAGGTAAGACGCAAGGTTCAGATATCGCTAATGACAAGCCTACGTACCCAGCATTGCTAGGGTTAGATGGGGCAAAAAAATACGCTAAACAACTTCATCAACAAGCACTGGATGCTCTGAATGAGTTTTCTGAGTCTGCTAATGTGCTTAGAGATTTAGCCACCTATATTGTAGAGCGCCGCCATTAA
- the infC gene encoding translation initiation factor IF-3: protein MRQDKKSQPKAPINENITAREVRLIGADGQQVGIVPIAEAISAAEEAKLDLVEISPDAVPPVCKIMDYGKHLFEKKKQAALAKKNQKQVQVKEIKFRPGTEEGDYQVKLRNLKRFLEDGDKAKVSLRFRGREMAHQELGMELLKRVEEDLAEYGTVEQFPKMEGRQLTMVLGPKKK, encoded by the coding sequence ATGAGACAAGACAAAAAAAGTCAGCCAAAAGCACCTATTAATGAAAATATTACTGCCCGCGAAGTGCGTTTAATCGGAGCAGACGGGCAACAGGTAGGCATTGTGCCTATCGCCGAGGCGATTAGCGCAGCGGAAGAAGCAAAATTGGATTTGGTTGAAATATCACCAGATGCTGTTCCGCCTGTATGTAAGATAATGGATTATGGTAAGCACCTGTTTGAAAAGAAAAAACAGGCAGCACTTGCTAAAAAGAATCAGAAGCAAGTACAAGTAAAAGAAATTAAGTTTCGTCCAGGGACGGAAGAAGGCGACTATCAAGTTAAATTACGTAACTTGAAACGTTTCCTAGAAGATGGCGATAAGGCTAAGGTATCATTACGATTCCGTGGTCGTGAAATGGCTCATCAGGAGCTGGGAATGGAACTGTTGAAGCGAGTTGAAGAAGACTTAGCTGAATATGGTACTGTTGAACAGTTTCCTAAAATGGAAGGGCGTCAACTCACTATGGTGTTGGGTCCTAAAAAGAAATAA
- the cysZ gene encoding sulfate transporter CysZ, translated as MQQIQREKTGIDYFIVGWKLIQQPGITRFVILPMLANIVVMSLLLWWFFAQISSLLDIGMHYLPSWLQWLSYVASFIIVVTMAIFFCYFFSLITNIIAAPFNGLLAEQVEAKLTNQPAPETTIWRVIKDIPRILKRELYKLVYYILWAIPLLLLYFLPVVGQTVAPIIWFIFTAWMINIQYADYAFDNHKVSFSTMRQMLAQDRVDNIIFGSLVSLFTMIPLLNLIIMPVAVCGSTAMWVEHYRDQIIEKK; from the coding sequence ATGCAACAGATACAGCGTGAAAAAACAGGCATAGATTATTTTATTGTGGGTTGGAAGCTTATTCAGCAACCTGGTATCACGCGTTTTGTAATATTGCCAATGTTAGCTAATATCGTGGTTATGTCGTTGTTACTGTGGTGGTTTTTTGCACAGATTAGCAGCTTGCTTGATATTGGCATGCACTATCTGCCAAGTTGGCTACAATGGTTAAGTTATGTCGCTTCTTTTATTATTGTTGTCACCATGGCGATTTTTTTCTGCTACTTTTTTAGTCTGATAACTAATATTATTGCCGCCCCCTTTAATGGCCTACTGGCTGAGCAGGTTGAAGCAAAACTAACTAATCAACCTGCGCCAGAAACCACTATTTGGAGGGTGATAAAAGATATTCCTCGTATTTTAAAACGCGAACTTTATAAGTTGGTTTATTATATTTTATGGGCAATACCTTTATTATTGCTCTATTTTCTGCCAGTTGTTGGGCAAACAGTTGCCCCCATTATTTGGTTCATTTTTACCGCTTGGATGATTAATATTCAATATGCTGATTATGCTTTTGATAACCATAAAGTTAGTTTTTCAACGATGCGGCAAATGCTTGCTCAGGATAGGGTAGATAATATTATATTTGGTTCATTGGTGAGTCTTTTTACCATGATTCCCTTATTAAATCTGATTATTATGCCAGTTGCTGTTTGTGGTTCCACGGCAATGTGGGTTGAGCATTATCGTGATCAGATTATAGAGAAGAAATAA
- the rpmI gene encoding 50S ribosomal protein L35, producing the protein MPKIKMKTKSGAAKRFRITAGGVKFKHAYKSHILTKMTTKRKRQLRGASLLHPSDVASVKRSLRLR; encoded by the coding sequence ATGCCAAAGATTAAAATGAAAACCAAAAGTGGTGCTGCAAAGCGCTTCAGAATAACGGCTGGTGGTGTAAAATTTAAACATGCTTACAAAAGCCATATCTTAACCAAAATGACTACTAAGCGTAAGCGTCAGCTACGTGGTGCATCATTGTTACATCCATCAGATGTAGCTTCTGTAAAACGTTCTTTACGTTTACGTTAA
- a CDS encoding NADAR family protein yields MTLLDIKQLCKRYQTGEKFEYVFFWGHTEANNAPTSKACLSQWYPISFEVDGVHYSSAEHFMMAGKARLFNDQEVLAKILVSKTSGEAKALGKQVKGFKQAIWDEHCSQIVIAGNFAKFSQHPKLAEYLINTGNRVLVEASPVDRIWGIGLAETADNIENPLTWRGKNLLGFALMAVRDQLKSR; encoded by the coding sequence ATGACATTGCTGGATATTAAGCAACTTTGTAAACGCTATCAGACAGGTGAAAAGTTTGAGTATGTATTCTTTTGGGGGCATACAGAAGCTAATAATGCGCCTACTTCTAAGGCTTGTCTAAGCCAATGGTATCCTATTAGTTTTGAGGTAGATGGTGTACATTATTCTTCAGCTGAACATTTTATGATGGCTGGTAAAGCTAGATTATTTAATGATCAAGAAGTATTAGCAAAGATATTAGTGAGTAAAACATCTGGTGAAGCAAAGGCTTTGGGTAAACAGGTAAAAGGATTTAAACAAGCTATATGGGATGAACATTGTTCACAAATAGTGATAGCAGGTAATTTTGCTAAATTTTCACAACATCCTAAGTTAGCTGAGTATTTAATCAATACAGGTAATAGGGTGTTGGTAGAGGCTAGCCCAGTAGATAGAATCTGGGGAATTGGCTTGGCAGAAACAGCCGATAATATAGAAAATCCTTTAACATGGCGTGGCAAAAATCTATTGGGATTTGCTTTAATGGCAGTACGTGATCAGTTAAAAAGTAGGTGA
- a CDS encoding LysR family transcriptional regulator → MIDKQMTIDVNDLALFAKVIDYGSFTAAAEHIGLPKSTLSRRITHLEQQLGERLIIRNTRRLAITEFGQAVLDHAHAIEQEALAVADLANYRQITPSGNLKVSMPPNYMDFIQKDFFQKFINDYPHIGLDLDFSSRRVDIVAERYDLAIRIAFKLADDATLVARPLKDLSGGLYASPTYLKKHGIPKTPQDLENHIGIHLANSLGEIQNWQLKCGKESWQGIPQGPLTTNSIEMIRLLATQGVGIISITSTLVQQCVEEGKLVHLLADWEMPTITMWAITSGRKLLPMKIQAFLKELKQALI, encoded by the coding sequence ATGATAGATAAACAGATGACTATTGATGTAAATGATTTGGCTTTATTTGCTAAGGTCATCGATTATGGTAGTTTTACAGCAGCCGCTGAGCATATAGGTTTGCCTAAATCAACTTTATCAAGAAGGATCACTCATTTAGAGCAGCAATTAGGTGAACGATTAATTATTCGTAATACAAGACGATTGGCTATTACTGAGTTTGGGCAAGCTGTTTTAGATCATGCTCATGCTATTGAGCAAGAGGCATTAGCCGTAGCTGATTTGGCTAATTATCGACAAATTACGCCTAGTGGTAATTTAAAAGTATCGATGCCGCCTAACTATATGGATTTTATTCAGAAAGACTTTTTCCAAAAATTTATCAATGACTATCCCCATATTGGTTTAGATTTAGATTTCTCAAGTCGTCGAGTAGATATTGTAGCTGAGCGTTATGATTTAGCGATTCGAATAGCTTTTAAATTAGCTGATGATGCTACATTAGTAGCCAGACCACTAAAAGACTTATCAGGTGGGCTTTATGCTAGCCCTACTTATTTAAAAAAACATGGCATACCTAAAACACCACAAGACCTTGAAAACCATATAGGTATTCATTTAGCCAATTCATTAGGAGAAATCCAAAATTGGCAATTAAAATGTGGTAAAGAGAGTTGGCAAGGTATACCGCAAGGGCCATTAACTACTAACTCCATTGAAATGATTAGATTATTAGCTACTCAAGGTGTTGGTATTATTTCTATTACCTCAACTCTTGTTCAGCAATGCGTAGAGGAAGGAAAGCTAGTTCATTTATTAGCTGATTGGGAAATGCCTACGATTACAATGTGGGCGATTACTTCAGGTAGGAAGCTATTGCCAATGAAGATACAAGCGTTTTTAAAAGAACTAAAACAGGCGTTGATATAA
- the folC gene encoding bifunctional tetrahydrofolate synthase/dihydrofolate synthase produces the protein MIKHNLNEWLAYLEQLHPSSIDMGLDRLQQVAQKLQLTNPAPLVITVTGTNGKGSTCAFITALLESQGLKVGLYTSPHLLHYQERVTINQQSVTEVMLCDAFTAIEKARGDISLTYFEFGTLAAFLLFKQANLDAVVLEVGLGGRLDAVNLVDADIAVVTSIGIDHQEWLGNTRDSVAFEKAGIFRKNSPAVCGDNNPPTTLIEQAATKGTPLYIRDKDFNLIIEQDHWQWQGKDKQGNLLTLANIPLLNLPMANASVALQVFVLLDLPWQPQTIINTLQQVKVTGRLDQYQLNYQDKTIKLLFDVGHNPHAADFLATYLQQHPIKGKRYAVFGLLADKDLEGVITPLLPLIEDWAVAPLNTPRSNTAEQLAAMLVQKQQQVTTCTSIEKALLLQADKATADDEILVFGSFYVVAEGLLWLASLNRK, from the coding sequence ATGATTAAGCATAACCTTAACGAATGGTTAGCTTATCTTGAACAACTGCATCCCAGCTCCATTGATATGGGGCTGGATCGCCTCCAGCAAGTTGCCCAAAAACTCCAGCTAACCAACCCTGCTCCTCTTGTCATTACCGTCACTGGTACTAATGGCAAAGGTTCTACCTGTGCATTTATTACTGCTTTGCTAGAAAGCCAAGGCCTAAAAGTTGGGCTTTATACCTCACCTCACCTGCTACACTATCAAGAACGGGTTACCATTAATCAACAATCTGTAACTGAAGTAATGCTTTGTGATGCATTCACTGCCATTGAAAAAGCGAGAGGTGATATATCACTGACCTATTTTGAATTTGGTACATTAGCGGCTTTTCTATTATTTAAACAAGCTAATTTAGATGCCGTGGTATTAGAAGTAGGATTAGGTGGTCGTTTAGATGCGGTAAACTTAGTTGATGCAGATATTGCGGTTGTTACCAGTATTGGTATTGATCACCAAGAATGGCTAGGGAATACTCGCGACTCTGTAGCTTTTGAAAAAGCAGGTATTTTTAGAAAAAACAGCCCTGCTGTTTGTGGTGATAATAATCCACCAACAACACTTATTGAACAAGCAGCAACAAAAGGCACACCTCTTTATATTCGAGATAAAGATTTTAATTTAATCATTGAGCAAGACCATTGGCAATGGCAAGGTAAAGATAAACAAGGTAACTTGTTAACTTTAGCTAATATTCCTTTACTAAATCTACCAATGGCTAATGCCTCTGTAGCCTTACAGGTTTTTGTATTATTAGATTTACCATGGCAACCACAAACAATTATTAATACCCTGCAACAAGTAAAAGTAACTGGACGTTTAGATCAATATCAACTTAACTATCAAGATAAAACGATTAAATTGTTATTTGATGTAGGCCATAACCCCCATGCTGCTGATTTTTTAGCTACCTATTTACAGCAACATCCTATTAAAGGTAAACGTTATGCTGTATTTGGATTATTGGCTGATAAAGACTTAGAAGGTGTAATTACCCCATTACTGCCTTTAATAGAAGATTGGGCAGTTGCCCCCTTAAATACACCCCGTTCTAATACTGCTGAACAACTAGCCGCTATGCTTGTACAAAAACAGCAACAAGTTACTACTTGTACCTCTATAGAAAAGGCTTTACTCTTACAAGCAGATAAAGCAACAGCAGATGACGAAATCCTTGTTTTTGGCTCATTTTATGTAGTGGCAGAAGGATTACTCTGGTTGGCGAGTTTAAATAGGAAATAG
- the rplT gene encoding 50S ribosomal protein L20, whose product MARVKRGVIARARHKKILKLAKGYYGARSRVFRVAKQAVIKAGQYAYRDRRQRKRQFRALWIARINAGARINGLSYSRFIAGLKKAAIEIDRKVLADLAVNEKVAFAAIVEKAKAALA is encoded by the coding sequence ATGGCTCGTGTAAAACGTGGTGTGATAGCTCGTGCTCGTCACAAGAAAATTTTAAAGTTAGCTAAAGGTTACTATGGTGCACGTTCGCGTGTATTCCGTGTAGCTAAACAAGCTGTTATTAAAGCTGGTCAATATGCTTACCGTGACCGTCGCCAACGTAAACGTCAATTCCGTGCTTTATGGATTGCGCGTATTAATGCTGGTGCTCGTATTAACGGTCTTTCTTATAGCCGTTTTATTGCTGGTCTTAAGAAAGCTGCGATTGAAATCGATCGTAAAGTATTAGCTGATTTAGCGGTTAACGAAAAAGTAGCTTTTGCTGCTATCGTTGAAAAAGCTAAAGCTGCTTTAGCTTAA
- a CDS encoding SPOR domain-containing protein, which yields MSIFDGNLKQRLIGAVVLIVLAVVFLPMIFNNKGEKLPETVVTVPLEPTKPAQPATQPTPDIVTTTSEPITTPNEPTQPEQPIVDNNTTNNTVSSTTPATTTEPTSTAQTNSSNNSTTAPKTTTKPVVSKPDAQGITPSWTIQVAAVSNLQNADAFTNKLRKANYNAYTRTEGNIHRVFVGPFIEKAEATRVQQSIEKQFKEKGIVREFKPEKK from the coding sequence ATGTCTATCTTTGATGGTAATCTTAAACAACGTTTAATTGGTGCAGTGGTACTCATTGTATTAGCCGTAGTCTTTTTACCAATGATCTTTAATAATAAAGGCGAAAAACTACCTGAAACAGTAGTCACTGTTCCTTTAGAGCCTACTAAGCCAGCGCAACCCGCTACACAACCTACTCCAGATATAGTAACAACTACATCTGAACCTATTACAACACCTAATGAACCAACACAACCTGAACAACCTATTGTAGACAATAACACTACTAATAATACGGTTTCATCTACTACACCTGCTACTACAACGGAACCCACTTCTACAGCACAAACAAATAGTAGTAATAACAGCACAACTGCTCCAAAAACTACTACTAAACCTGTGGTTTCAAAGCCTGATGCTCAAGGTATAACACCTAGCTGGACTATCCAAGTAGCGGCTGTATCCAATTTACAAAATGCTGACGCATTTACTAATAAACTACGCAAGGCTAACTATAATGCCTATACACGCACTGAAGGCAATATCCACCGAGTATTTGTAGGCCCATTTATCGAAAAAGCTGAAGCTACTCGTGTACAACAATCCATTGAGAAACAATTTAAAGAAAAAGGTATTGTTCGAGAATTTAAACCTGAAAAGAAATAA
- the accD gene encoding acetyl-CoA carboxylase, carboxyltransferase subunit beta, whose product MSNWLVDKLIPSIMRSESKKSSVPEGLWHKCPSCEAVLYRPELEKNLDVCPKCGHHMRIKARKRLDIFLDVEGREEIAKDLEPVDRLKFKDSKKYKDRLAAAQKETGENDALVAMSGTLLNNPIVACAFEFSFMGGSMGSIVGEKFVQAANVAIEKGCPFVCFSASGGARMQEALLSLMQMAKTSAVLARMRELGLPYISVLTDPIYGGVSASLAMLGDVIVAEPNALIGFAGPRVIEQTVREKLPEGFQRSEFLLKHGSIDLIIKRNELRERLAKILAQLQGLPSPTATSEITFVPVTHAEIPTIDEVVEPTKE is encoded by the coding sequence ATGAGTAACTGGTTGGTGGATAAACTAATTCCTTCTATTATGCGTTCTGAGTCAAAAAAGAGCTCAGTTCCTGAGGGACTTTGGCACAAATGCCCATCTTGTGAGGCTGTGCTATATCGCCCAGAGCTTGAAAAAAACTTGGATGTATGCCCCAAATGTGGACACCACATGCGTATTAAAGCACGCAAACGCTTAGATATTTTCTTAGATGTAGAAGGCCGTGAGGAAATTGCTAAAGACCTAGAGCCTGTTGATAGACTAAAATTTAAAGATTCTAAGAAATATAAAGATCGTTTAGCTGCTGCTCAAAAAGAAACTGGTGAAAATGATGCATTAGTAGCGATGAGTGGTACTTTACTTAATAACCCTATTGTTGCTTGTGCTTTTGAATTCAGCTTTATGGGCGGTTCAATGGGTAGCATTGTAGGCGAAAAATTTGTACAAGCCGCCAATGTTGCTATTGAGAAAGGTTGTCCATTTGTTTGCTTCTCAGCATCAGGTGGTGCGCGTATGCAAGAAGCCCTTCTTTCATTAATGCAAATGGCTAAAACTTCAGCTGTACTTGCCCGTATGCGTGAGCTAGGTCTACCTTATATTTCAGTATTAACTGATCCTATCTATGGTGGTGTTTCTGCTAGTTTAGCCATGCTAGGTGATGTAATTGTTGCCGAGCCTAATGCATTAATCGGCTTCGCTGGACCTCGTGTAATTGAACAAACAGTACGCGAAAAATTACCAGAAGGATTCCAACGTAGTGAGTTCTTATTAAAACATGGTTCAATTGATCTAATTATCAAGCGCAATGAGTTACGCGAGCGTTTAGCGAAAATCTTAGCTCAATTACAAGGTTTACCATCACCCACTGCTACTTCTGAAATCACATTTGTACCTGTTACTCATGCAGAAATCCCTACCATTGATGAAGTAGTTGAACCTACTAAAGAATGA
- a CDS encoding exodeoxyribonuclease VII small subunit, which yields MAKKKSTNSFEESLAELQTLVERMESGKLTLEESLADFEKGIGLTRECQSALTDAEQKVQMLLEKNDKVETIPFDAESQS from the coding sequence ATGGCAAAGAAAAAGAGTACTAACAGCTTTGAGGAGTCATTAGCTGAGTTACAAACATTAGTTGAGCGTATGGAGTCAGGTAAATTAACCTTAGAGGAATCATTAGCTGATTTTGAAAAAGGCATAGGTTTGACCCGTGAATGTCAGTCAGCGCTAACAGATGCTGAGCAGAAAGTACAAATGCTGTTAGAAAAGAATGATAAAGTAGAAACCATCCCTTTTGATGCGGAAAGCCAGTCATGA
- a CDS encoding lipopolysaccharide kinase InaA family protein, with the protein MTKLKIQPITTEAYQALAKDAKVLEQDTTAPKVLMLADGKFLKLFRRKRWFSSELVYPYVQRFADNALILNKLAIATPNILHLYRFSLAELDFTAVHYEPLPGNTLRQVMSEVDQDQQQHFMMLFGQLLATLHQQGVYFRSIHLGNVLVLPDNRLGLIDFADMAKQSSALSQSKRARNLKHMQRYKEDAKWLFDDYFTAFYKGYESLAGVKNSLFLKNQGE; encoded by the coding sequence ATGACTAAGCTAAAAATCCAGCCTATTACGACAGAAGCCTACCAAGCATTAGCTAAAGATGCCAAAGTTTTAGAACAAGATACAACAGCACCTAAAGTATTGATGTTAGCTGATGGTAAGTTTCTTAAATTATTTCGTCGTAAACGTTGGTTTTCTTCTGAGTTAGTTTACCCTTACGTACAGCGATTTGCAGATAATGCACTTATTTTAAATAAATTGGCTATAGCAACACCCAATATTCTGCATCTTTATCGTTTTAGTTTAGCTGAGTTGGATTTTACAGCAGTTCATTATGAGCCTTTGCCTGGTAATACCTTAAGACAAGTAATGTCAGAGGTAGATCAAGATCAGCAACAGCATTTTATGATGTTATTTGGCCAGCTATTAGCTACACTGCATCAACAGGGCGTTTATTTTCGTTCGATTCATTTAGGTAATGTATTGGTATTACCTGATAACAGGCTTGGCCTGATTGATTTTGCGGATATGGCAAAACAATCTTCAGCCTTATCACAAAGTAAGCGTGCTAGAAATTTAAAGCATATGCAACGTTATAAAGAAGATGCTAAATGGTTATTTGATGATTACTTTACAGCGTTCTATAAAGGCTATGAGTCATTGGCTGGTGTGAAAAATAGCCTGTTTTTAAAGAATCAAGGAGAATAA
- the thrS gene encoding threonine--tRNA ligase → MPVITLPDGSQRVYNHPVSILEIAQSIGTGLAKAAIAGRVDSNLVDLCDIVNKDATVQIITAKDEEGVEIIRHSCAHLVGHAVKQLYPTAKMVIGPVIKEGFYYDIAYERPFTPEDLVAIEKRMHELIAKDYDVIKKMTPRDEVIKVFQARGEEYKLRLVDDMPDEKAMGLYYHEEYVDMCRGPHVPNTRFLKAFKLTKFSGAYWRGDSKNEQLQRIYGTAWADKKQLAEYIKRIEEAEKRDHRKIGKQLDLFHTQEEAPGMVFWHPNGWSIYQVLEQYMRKVQQEHGYDEIKTPQIVDRVLWEKSGHWTNYAENMFTTNSENHDFAIKPMNCPCHVQVFNQGLKSYRDLPLRLAEFGSCHRNEPSGALHGIMRVRGFTQDDAHIFCTEDQIAGEVSAFINLTLAVYADFGFKDVELKLSTRPEKRVGAEELWDKAEHALQAALEKAGLTWELQPGEGAFYGPKIEFSLKDCLGRVWQCGTIQCDFNLPQRLGAEYVAEDNSRKVPVMLHRAVLGSFERFIGILIENYEGFFPAWLAPIQAVVLNITDNQANYVAKIAKELSQSGFRVKTDLRNEKIGFKIREHTLQKVPYLLVVGDREVETGSVAVRTHNGKDLGSMTIAEFKVLIAKAVAQRGRIE, encoded by the coding sequence ATGCCCGTTATTACTCTTCCTGATGGAAGTCAGCGTGTTTATAATCATCCGGTTAGTATTTTAGAGATTGCTCAGTCAATCGGTACTGGTTTAGCTAAGGCGGCTATTGCTGGTCGTGTAGATAGTAATCTAGTTGATTTATGTGACATCGTTAATAAAGATGCTACTGTACAGATTATTACAGCAAAAGATGAAGAGGGTGTTGAGATCATTCGTCACTCTTGTGCGCATTTAGTCGGGCATGCAGTAAAGCAGTTATACCCAACCGCTAAGATGGTAATAGGCCCTGTCATTAAAGAAGGCTTTTATTACGATATTGCTTATGAGCGTCCTTTTACTCCTGAAGACTTAGTTGCTATTGAAAAGCGTATGCATGAGTTGATTGCTAAAGACTATGATGTCATCAAAAAAATGACACCACGGGATGAGGTGATCAAAGTCTTTCAAGCACGTGGTGAAGAATATAAGCTACGTCTTGTCGATGATATGCCTGATGAGAAGGCAATGGGGCTTTATTATCACGAAGAATATGTGGATATGTGTCGTGGCCCTCATGTACCTAATACACGTTTCTTAAAAGCCTTTAAACTCACTAAGTTTTCTGGTGCTTATTGGCGTGGTGACTCTAAAAATGAACAGTTGCAACGTATTTACGGTACTGCATGGGCTGATAAGAAACAGTTAGCAGAATATATTAAGCGTATTGAAGAAGCAGAAAAGCGCGATCACCGTAAAATTGGTAAACAATTAGACTTATTCCATACTCAGGAAGAAGCGCCCGGTATGGTGTTTTGGCATCCCAATGGTTGGTCTATTTATCAAGTGCTTGAGCAATATATGCGTAAAGTACAGCAAGAGCATGGTTATGATGAAATTAAAACCCCACAAATTGTAGATAGAGTGTTGTGGGAAAAGTCTGGTCATTGGACTAACTATGCTGAAAATATGTTTACTACTAATTCAGAGAACCATGACTTCGCTATTAAGCCAATGAATTGTCCTTGCCATGTGCAGGTATTTAATCAGGGCTTAAAAAGCTATCGTGATTTACCACTGCGTTTAGCGGAGTTTGGTAGTTGTCACCGTAATGAGCCATCAGGTGCATTACACGGTATTATGCGGGTACGTGGTTTTACTCAAGATGACGCACATATTTTCTGTACTGAAGATCAAATTGCAGGTGAAGTATCAGCTTTTATTAATTTGACTTTAGCGGTATACGCTGATTTTGGTTTTAAAGATGTTGAGTTAAAATTATCCACCCGTCCTGAAAAACGTGTAGGTGCTGAAGAGTTATGGGATAAGGCTGAGCATGCTTTACAAGCAGCGTTAGAAAAAGCTGGTTTAACTTGGGAATTACAGCCAGGTGAAGGCGCTTTTTATGGCCCTAAAATTGAGTTTTCATTAAAAGATTGTTTAGGTCGAGTGTGGCAATGTGGTACAATACAGTGCGATTTTAACTTACCACAACGTCTAGGTGCTGAATATGTGGCCGAAGATAATAGCCGCAAAGTACCTGTGATGCTTCATCGAGCAGTGTTGGGTTCCTTTGAACGGTTTATTGGTATATTAATTGAAAATTATGAAGGATTTTTCCCTGCATGGCTTGCACCAATTCAAGCAGTAGTGTTAAATATTACAGATAATCAAGCAAATTATGTTGCAAAAATAGCTAAAGAACTCTCTCAAAGTGGGTTTCGTGTAAAAACGGACTTGAGAAATGAGAAGATCGGCTTTAAAATTCGCGAGCATACTTTGCAGAAAGTTCCTTATCTTCTCGTCGTAGGAGATAGAGAAGTTGAAACGGGATCCGTTGCAGTACGTACTCATAATGGTAAAGACTTAGGTTCTATGACTATTGCTGAGTTTAAGGTACTCATTGCCAAAGCAGTGGCACAACGTGGTCGTATTGAATAA